CGCGGCGACGAGCAGGGTGCGCTGGTCGCGCAGCTCCCGCATGAAGGCCTCGATGCCGAGCAGTCCGTCGGTGCGGCCGTTGGAGGTGCCGGCGGAGAGGCTGAGGATGTCGGGCCAGCCGCCCGCGTCGACGGCCTCGAAGAGCTTCTCGCCGAACTCCGACTCCAGGATGGCGCCCGCGTCGTTCAGGGAGTTGCGGACCGTGATGCCCGTGTTGGGCGCGACGGCGGCGACGAGCCCGGCGATGAACGTGCCGTGACCGACGTACTGCTGGAGCACGCCGTCGTCGTCGCACTCCTTGATCTGCGCGTCGCCGTCGGTGTGGGCCAGCAGCGGGGAGGACCGGAAGTCGCGCATGAGACCGGTGTCGACGACCAGGACGCCGATCGCGCTCTCCGCGTCGTAAGTGCCCTCGGCCAGGGCCGGGTTGAGTCCGTCGGCCAGCGCTACGGGCGCGGGCTCGTCGCCGGGACAGGAGTTGACGGCGATCGAGACCAGGTGGTTGCGACTGACCAGCCGGCGCCCGGCCCGGCCCTCCGACTCCCGCAGGGCGCGCAGGGCGTGCGCCACGGGGCGGTCGCCCGCGCGGTCGCCCTCCCCGGGGTCGCCGACCTGGATACGGGTGATGCCGGAGCGGTTGGTCTGCGGGCTCGCCCGGCGCACATGGTCCTGCACCAGGTCGGGCTCGGCGGTGAAGTGCGCGCGTACGGTGTCCTCGACGACGCGGGCGTCCTCGCCGTCACGGACCAGGACGTAGCCCTTCTCGTAGATGAACTCGGCAGAGTCGTCCGGTCCCATCGCGAGGGGGACGTCGCGCATGGAGCGCTGGATCTGCTCGAACTGCTCGTGGAATCGCTGTGGTGCCATGGCGTGTCCTCCCACTGAGGCGACGGTCGTCAAATTGAGCCACGTGGTCGCTGATTGATACAGCGCCAAACCCGTGTGGCACGGTTCCGGGGCAACTACCATCCGTTGAGTGACAGCGGGAAGCGAATCGGTTCTCGAACTGCTGCCGATGGTGTTCGCCGCCCCGAACGACGCGCTGGCGAGGGCGGAGGGGCTGCTCGACGCCGATCCCTCGCCCCTGCACGCCTCCGTGGCCCACCAGGTGATCGGCATCTGGCAGCGGGACTGGGGCGACATGCGCATCGCCCTGCACCATCTGCGGCGTGCCCGGGATCTCGCGGCACGGGCGGATTCCGCCGACCGCGAGGCGGATGTCCTGGCGGCGCTCGGGGTCGCGTTGGTGCATGCGGGGCGCACACAGCAGGGGCTGGCCGCGCTGGAGCGCGGGATCGAGCGCGGCAGCGGACACACGCGTGCCCGCGTGCTGTTCCGGCGCGCCTACGCCCGCTGGGTCCTCGGCCACCACCGGGAGGCGCTGGAGGACGTGCGCCGGGCGATTCCGGTGCTGCGGCAGGTGGACGACGTCATCTGGACGGCCCGGGCGCTGACGTTGCGCGCGACCGTGCATCTGGCGCTCGGCGCGGTGGACCGGGCGGACGCCGACTTCACGGCGGCGGAGGCGCTGTGGGACACCACCGGCCAGGAGCACGACAAGGCGGACGCGGTGGAGAGCCGGGGCCTGGCGGCATTCCGGTCGGGCGACATCCCGGTGGCGCTGCGGCTGCTCGACGAGGCCGAGGAGCGCTACGCCAAGCTCGGCACGCCGACGTTCATGCTGAACATCCGCCGCTGCGAGGTGCTGATGGCGGCCGGGCTGGCGCCGGAGGCGCTGGCCGAGGCGGACGCGGCGATCGCCGTGCTCGACGGCATCGGCGGCCAGTCCACCCGCAAGGCGGAGCTGCTGCTGGCGGCGGCGAGTGCCGCGCGGCTGGCGGGCGACGCGCACACCGCGATAGCGCGTGCCGACATGGCCGTCCGGCTGTTCGCCGGGCAGCGGCGCAGCTGGTGGGAGACGCACGCCCGGCTGGTCCTGATCGAGGCACGGGTGGCCGCCGGGCGCAGTTCGGGGCGGCTCGTGGCCGACACCGCGGCGGTCGCCGACCGGCTGGCCTCCTTCGGCGCGCCGGCCGCGCCGGAGGCGTCGCTGCTCGCGGGCCGGATCGCGCTCAACCTGGGCTGGCGGGCCGACGCCGAGCGGCATCTGGGCGTCGCCGCCCGCAGCCGGCACAACGGGCCGCCGCTGGCGCGGATGACGGGCTGGGCGGCGCAGGCGCTGCGGGCACAGGCCGCCGGGTCCGGGCGCGGTGTCCTGGAGGCGTGCCGGCGCGGCCTCGACGTGCTCGACGCCCACCGGATGACGCTGGGCGCCTCGGAGCTCAGGGCTCGTGCCACCGCCCAGGGCGCCGAACTGGCCGCGCTGGCCCAGCAGGCCAGCCTCGACTCCGGCAGCCCGCGCCGGCTGCTGGTGTGGAGCGAGCGCTGGCGGGCCACCGCGCTGTCGACGCCGCCGACCCGGCCGCCGGCCGACCCGGAGCTGCTGAGCGACCTGACCGCGTTCCGGGAGATCGCGGCGCGTGCCGAGGAGGCCCGGCGCGAGGCGCGTCCGGTGCCGGTACTGGAGCGCGAACAGCGGCGCCTGGAGCGGGAGATCCGCTCCCGGACGCTGCATCTGCGCGGCGACACACCCGGCGACGGCCACCGCTTCGACCCGGGCCGGCTGCTGGAGCGGCTGGGCGACGACGTACGGCTCGTCGAACTCGCCGTGCTGGACGGGCGGGTGCAGGTGCTGCTGTGCGGCCAGGGGCGGGTGCGCCGCTTCGAGGCGGGGCTGCTGGCCGAGGCGGAGACCGAGGCCGAGCACGTCCAGGCCGGGCTGCGGCGGCTGGCCCACCCGGGCGCGGAGGCGCGGCTTCCGGTGGTGGAGGCCGCCGGCCGTCGGCTGGAGGAGCTGCTGCTCGGTCCTGCGGCGGCGCATCTCGGCGACGGTCCCGTGGTGGTCGTACCGCCCGCCCGGCTGCACCGGGTGCCGTGGGCGCTGCTGCCGTCGCTGCGGGAGCGGGTGCTCAGCGTGTCGCCGTCGGCGAGCGGCTGGCTGCGCGCCCGGGAGACCGAACCGCCGCCGGGCGGCCGCCAGGTGCTGGTGCGCGGGCCGGGCCTTGCGACCGGCGGCGCCGAAGTGCCGCATCTGGCGGGCCGGTACGGCGGTGCCGTCGTCCTGGAACATGCCGACGCGCGGGCACGACGAGTGCTGGAGGAGCTCGACGGCGCCGCGCTGGCCCATATCGCCGCCCATGGCACGTTCCGCGCGGACGGCCCGCTGTTCTCGTCGCTGCGGATGGCCGACGGCCCGCTGATCGTGCACGACTTCGAGCGCCTGGACCGCAGTCCGTACCGCATCATCCTGTCCTGCTGCGACACCGCCCGTTTCGCCTCCGTCGGCGCGGACGAACTGCTCGGTCTGGTCACCGCGCTGCTGCCGCTCGGCACGGCGGGGGTCGTGGCGTGCACGGCGCCCGTCAACGACGCCGCCGTGGTGCCGCTGATGCTCGCGCTGCACAAGGGGCTCAGCGAGGGGCTGTCCCTCGCCGAGGCCCTGCGCGACGCTCGTGCGGCACTGCCGGGCGACGCGCTGCACCGGGCCACCGGATGGGCGTTCTCGGCGTTCGGCGCGGCGTGACGCTCCGCCGGTGATGCCACGACGGACGTGCCGCGACCTGCCGCCGGTCGTCCGCGGGCTCGTCGTGGCCGGTCGCGCCCGCGCGACGGCAGCCGCGGATCGGTTGCGGGCCCAGGCCCCCTGAGGCGCGCTGTCGCTCACGCCGGCTGTTCCACCAGCCACGGCAGGGCCCCGCGGTCGCTGGCGCCCAGGCGGGCGTAGGCGCTGTAGAGGTGGTTGCCGACCGTGCGCACGGACAGGGTGAGCTTCTCGGCGATCTGCCGGTTGCTCAGGCCCGTGGCGGCCAGGGTGACGATCTGCCGCTGCCGGGCGGTCAGTTCGCCGAGGACCAGGCCGGACAGCGCCGGGGTGCGGGCGCCCTGGCAGCGGCGGGCCAGCGCCACGGCACGCGTGCGTGAGGTGCGGGCGGCGCGCGGGTCGCGGTGCGCCCGTACAGCCTGGGCGT
The DNA window shown above is from Streptomyces chartreusis and carries:
- a CDS encoding CHAT domain-containing protein, with amino-acid sequence MVFAAPNDALARAEGLLDADPSPLHASVAHQVIGIWQRDWGDMRIALHHLRRARDLAARADSADREADVLAALGVALVHAGRTQQGLAALERGIERGSGHTRARVLFRRAYARWVLGHHREALEDVRRAIPVLRQVDDVIWTARALTLRATVHLALGAVDRADADFTAAEALWDTTGQEHDKADAVESRGLAAFRSGDIPVALRLLDEAEERYAKLGTPTFMLNIRRCEVLMAAGLAPEALAEADAAIAVLDGIGGQSTRKAELLLAAASAARLAGDAHTAIARADMAVRLFAGQRRSWWETHARLVLIEARVAAGRSSGRLVADTAAVADRLASFGAPAAPEASLLAGRIALNLGWRADAERHLGVAARSRHNGPPLARMTGWAAQALRAQAAGSGRGVLEACRRGLDVLDAHRMTLGASELRARATAQGAELAALAQQASLDSGSPRRLLVWSERWRATALSTPPTRPPADPELLSDLTAFREIAARAEEARREARPVPVLEREQRRLEREIRSRTLHLRGDTPGDGHRFDPGRLLERLGDDVRLVELAVLDGRVQVLLCGQGRVRRFEAGLLAEAETEAEHVQAGLRRLAHPGAEARLPVVEAAGRRLEELLLGPAAAHLGDGPVVVVPPARLHRVPWALLPSLRERVLSVSPSASGWLRARETEPPPGGRQVLVRGPGLATGGAEVPHLAGRYGGAVVLEHADARARRVLEELDGAALAHIAAHGTFRADGPLFSSLRMADGPLIVHDFERLDRSPYRIILSCCDTARFASVGADELLGLVTALLPLGTAGVVACTAPVNDAAVVPLMLALHKGLSEGLSLAEALRDARAALPGDALHRATGWAFSAFGAA
- a CDS encoding S8/S53 family peptidase is translated as MAPQRFHEQFEQIQRSMRDVPLAMGPDDSAEFIYEKGYVLVRDGEDARVVEDTVRAHFTAEPDLVQDHVRRASPQTNRSGITRIQVGDPGEGDRAGDRPVAHALRALRESEGRAGRRLVSRNHLVSIAVNSCPGDEPAPVALADGLNPALAEGTYDAESAIGVLVVDTGLMRDFRSSPLLAHTDGDAQIKECDDDGVLQQYVGHGTFIAGLVAAVAPNTGITVRNSLNDAGAILESEFGEKLFEAVDAGGWPDILSLSAGTSNGRTDGLLGIEAFMRELRDQRTLLVAAAGNNGSATPFWPAAYADLPDYQDVVLSVGALRGDGEFGACFSNHGPWVKVYAPGERLTGVLTGFDAPMPYIYQHSTYDTCRYGFGYACTCVSPRHTGVLSEQGGSAKPDQVMFEGLAHWSGTSFATPLVAGLIASHMSAQQESDPRVARYKMLAANSGYAEVRGAHVAALRPGTWRPVPVLPPAPRS